TTTTTTCATAAATAAAAGAATATAGATTTGGGGTTAATTCATTTTATCAAATATAAAGTTCTGCTTTTTAATTGAAAGAAATTTTTTAAGATTTTTTTATCGCATTTCTCATTTCATTTTCAGCATTTCTAAAATATTCAATTTTATGACTGAACATAAATGCCATATTGGTAGCGCGCATTTTGGCTTCTTCGGTTATAGGTCCCGCAAATTGAGAATCGATTGTCGAATTAAAAATAGCAATCCAACGGTCAAAGTGCTTTTTGTCTACTGGTAATTGTTTATGAGGCGGAAATGGAGTTCCAGAATAAGCGCGAACATCAAACAGAATTGTCTGCCAAAAATTGTACATTTTTTGCAGATGAGGTTCCCAGCGATCTTGTAGTTTATCATTAAATATCGGTCCAATTAAATCATCTTTTTGAACATTAGCATAAAAGCTATTAACCATTTGCTGAATGTC
The Flavobacterium humidisoli DNA segment above includes these coding regions:
- a CDS encoding group III truncated hemoglobin; translation: MTALKDISTIEDIQQMVNSFYANVQKDDLIGPIFNDKLQDRWEPHLQKMYNFWQTILFDVRAYSGTPFPPHKQLPVDKKHFDRWIAIFNSTIDSQFAGPITEEAKMRATNMAFMFSHKIEYFRNAENEMRNAIKKS